The following proteins are co-located in the Gloeomargarita sp. SRBZ-1_bins_9 genome:
- the obgE gene encoding GTPase ObgE: MQFIDQAEIIVQGGKGGDGIVAFRREKYVPAGGPSGGNGGKGGDVILRAETGRHTLLDFRYQKHFRAEDGQRGGPNNCTGASGQDLVIPIPCGTVVMDAETGEVLADVVTPGQTVVVARGGKGGLGNRHFLSNHNRAPHYALPGLPGEVRRLRLELKLLAEVGIIGLPNAGKSTLISRISAARPKIANYPFTTLVPNLGVVANPQGDGTVFADIPGLIAGAHQGAGLGIEFLRHIERTRLLIHLIDSTAADPVADYHTVRYELAYYTPQLGQPLTERPELIALNKIDALPSPDVLQDVVQTLSQYNPVCLISAVTGAGIPQLLQRVWQCLGLLGEPVETAAGVSEQLKQPRTGQQVRQHPAQQPVLPAGDAPGLVAPLDSS, encoded by the coding sequence ATGCAATTCATTGACCAGGCGGAGATTATTGTCCAGGGGGGTAAGGGGGGCGATGGCATTGTGGCGTTTCGCCGGGAGAAATACGTCCCTGCGGGGGGACCGTCAGGCGGCAATGGCGGTAAAGGGGGGGATGTGATTTTGCGGGCGGAAACGGGACGGCACACGCTGCTGGACTTTCGCTATCAAAAACACTTCCGGGCGGAAGATGGCCAGCGGGGGGGTCCGAACAATTGCACCGGCGCCAGCGGCCAGGATTTGGTCATCCCCATCCCCTGCGGTACGGTGGTCATGGACGCCGAAACCGGTGAAGTCCTGGCGGATGTGGTCACGCCGGGGCAAACGGTGGTGGTGGCGCGGGGGGGCAAAGGAGGGCTGGGCAACCGACACTTTTTGAGCAACCATAACCGCGCCCCTCACTACGCCCTGCCAGGGTTGCCGGGGGAAGTGCGGCGTTTGCGCCTGGAACTCAAACTCTTAGCGGAAGTGGGGATCATCGGCCTGCCTAACGCCGGGAAGTCCACCCTCATCAGTCGCATTTCGGCCGCCCGCCCTAAAATTGCCAACTACCCCTTTACCACCCTGGTGCCCAATTTGGGGGTGGTGGCCAATCCTCAGGGGGACGGCACCGTGTTTGCCGATATTCCCGGATTAATTGCCGGCGCGCATCAGGGGGCAGGCTTAGGCATTGAGTTTTTGCGCCATATCGAACGCACCCGCCTGTTGATTCACCTAATTGACAGCACTGCCGCCGACCCGGTAGCCGACTACCACACCGTGCGTTACGAATTGGCCTACTACACCCCGCAACTGGGACAACCCTTGACCGAACGCCCGGAGCTGATCGCCTTAAACAAAATTGATGCGCTACCCAGCCCCGACGTTTTGCAAGATGTTGTGCAAACCCTGTCCCAGTACAACCCGGTCTGTCTAATTTCAGCGGTCACCGGGGCCGGTATCCCCCAGTTGCTCCAGCGGGTGTGGCAGTGTTTGGGGCTGCTGGGGGAGCCGGTAGAGACGGCGGCTGGCGTTAGCGAGCAACTGAAGCAGCCAAGGACGGGGCAGCAGGTTCGGCAACACCCCGCTCAACAACCGGTTTTGCCAGCCGGGGATGCCCCAGGGTTGGTCGCGCCCCTCGATAGTT